The following nucleotide sequence is from Solea senegalensis isolate Sse05_10M linkage group LG19, IFAPA_SoseM_1, whole genome shotgun sequence.
GGCTGTTATCAGGTTAAATAATCTAAAACTACATTTCTTATGTCATTGACCTGAATTGAAACACTTCTAATGTTGTAGAATTTGACTGGGTGTGGGATGTCAACAGCCGATCGACGGCAACATTACTGAGCTGCGACAATCGCAAAGTGAACTTCCACTCTGAATACAGCTGTGGCACAGCTGCGATTCGTGGATCCAAAGAGCTGGCTGAAGGGCAGCACTTTTGGGAAATTAAGATGACGTCCCCAGTGTATGGAACAGACATGGTGAACCTCTATTCCTTACCCTCTCACATTAGCATGTTCTTATAATGTAAAGGcatttcctaaaaaaaacacaacattgtaTCTAAATCAAGGGCTTTACTGAGTATAAGCTCAAGATTGTTTATACTTTcttacttgtttatttatgaacAGATGGTAGGCATTGGTACTTCTGATGTCAACCtagacaaatacagacacacgTTCTGCAGTCTGCTGGGCAAAGATGCAGACAGCTGGGGTCTCTCTTACACTGGTAAgaccaacacaacaacactgtaaTGTAACAAAGACTTACTGTAATGATTCTCATGTGAGTAAAGCATCATTGGTCACCATATTGTTTCAGGTTTGTTGCACCATAAAGGAGACAAGATGAACTTCTCCTCTCGGTTCGGACAGGGGTCCATTATTGGAGTCCATCTAGACACGTGGCATGGCACACTTACTTTCTTCAAGAATCGAAAGTGTATAGGTTAGTATTGACAAGCAGCGGACACTGTTCAGATCAGAGTGCCAGTTTTTGGAACTTGTACTGGTGTGACACTAACATTTGATAACTACTGACTTTTTTATTCTGTAGAATACTTTAAAACTAGTGTTGAAATAGGATATGacacataaacatgacatttttgtctcctgTGTCAATCTAGGTGTTGCAGCCACAGAGCTACAGAATAAGAAGTTCTATCCAATGGCCTGCTCCACTGCAGCGAAAAGCAGCATGAAGGTGATCAGGTCGTGCTCGGCACCCACCTCGCTGCTCTACCTTTGCTGTGCTCGCCTCCGCCAGCTGCTGCCAGACTGTATAGACACCCTAGATGTATTGCCACTGCCACCAGGTCTTCGTCACTTACTCCACCATAAATTGGGTTGGGTGCTC
It contains:
- the spsb3a gene encoding SPRY domain-containing SOCS box protein 3a isoform X1; this encodes MSRRSRNSRAWRYVWGGIRRDADARALVLASESEEWNYERLEYSDSDSEADFSAVMVPPVPSAVPVTGESYCGCDSQAETNYNSRLRGFHQVKDCHCGEDDQEFDWVWDVNSRSTATLLSCDNRKVNFHSEYSCGTAAIRGSKELAEGQHFWEIKMTSPVYGTDMMVGIGTSDVNLDKYRHTFCSLLGKDADSWGLSYTGLLHHKGDKMNFSSRFGQGSIIGVHLDTWHGTLTFFKNRKCIGVAATELQNKKFYPMACSTAAKSSMKVIRSCSAPTSLLYLCCARLRQLLPDCIDTLDVLPLPPGLRHLLHHKLGWVLSLNCGTTEETPDGPECPSQSPVPALAGPSSSESDSEGCTSDPEACQRKRCRWT
- the spsb3a gene encoding SPRY domain-containing SOCS box protein 3a isoform X2 — its product is MVPPVPSAVPVTGESYCGCDSQAETNYNSRLRGFHQVKDCHCGEDDQEFDWVWDVNSRSTATLLSCDNRKVNFHSEYSCGTAAIRGSKELAEGQHFWEIKMTSPVYGTDMMVGIGTSDVNLDKYRHTFCSLLGKDADSWGLSYTGLLHHKGDKMNFSSRFGQGSIIGVHLDTWHGTLTFFKNRKCIGVAATELQNKKFYPMACSTAAKSSMKVIRSCSAPTSLLYLCCARLRQLLPDCIDTLDVLPLPPGLRHLLHHKLGWVLSLNCGTTEETPDGPECPSQSPVPALAGPSSSESDSEGCTSDPEACQRKRCRWT